A section of the Oncorhynchus tshawytscha isolate Ot180627B unplaced genomic scaffold, Otsh_v2.0 Un_contig_2591_pilon_pilon, whole genome shotgun sequence genome encodes:
- the LOC112241007 gene encoding ATP-sensitive inward rectifier potassium channel 8-like, with product MLARKSIIPEEFSLPGLASRIHRKPVFRDRVNKARFIAKSGSCNLAHKNIREQGRFLQDVFTTLVDLKWRFTLVIFTMTFLCSWLLFAMCWWLVAFAHGDLVPNRTSGIEQCVTNVKSFTSAFLFSIEVQVTIGFGHRMITEQCPTAIAVLIFQNIAGLIINAIMLGCIFMKTAQSHRRAETLIFSRNAVIAVRNNRLCFMTRVGDLRKSMIIGAAVRLQVVRKTTTPEGEVIPIHQIDVQTESAAASNSIFLLAPLIICHTINKDSPLYDLSAMELQCSDLEVIVILEGVVETTGITTQARTSYVTEEIQWGHRFVPIVTEEDGVYSVDYSKFGNTVKVATPRCSARELDEKPSILIQTLQKSELSHQNSLRKRNSMRRNNSMRNGGGSSGTMRRNNSALTVPKVQFLTPEAVGQNMAVT from the exons ATGTTGGCGAGAAAAAGCATCATCCCGGAGGAGTTCTCCCTACCGGGACTTGCTTCGAGGATCCACCGCAAACCAGTGTTCAGGGACCGGGTGAACAAAGCCCGCTTCATCGCCAAGAGCGGATCCTGCAACTTGGCGCACAAGAACATCCGAGAACAGGGAAGATTCTTGCAAGACGTCTTCACCACTCTGGTGGACCTGAAATGGCGCTTCACCCTGGTCATCTTCACCATGACTTTTCTGTGCAGTTGGCTCCTCTTCGCCATGTGCTGGTGGCTCGTGGCCTTTGCCCATGGAGACCTTGTACCCAACCGCACGTCTGGCATTGAGCAGTGCGTCACCAACGTCAA gTCATTCACCTCAGCCTTCCTGTTCTCCATCGAGGTCCAGGTGACCATCGGCTTTGGCCACCGTATGATCACAGAACAGTGCCCCACGGCCATCGCCGTCCTCATCTTCCAGAACATCGCTGGCCTCATCATCAACGCCATTATGCTGGGGTGCATCTTCATGAAGACAGCCCAGTCGCACCGCCGCGCCGAGACGCTCATCTTCAG CCGCAACGCCGTCATCGCCGTGCGCAACAATCGCCTCTGCTTCATGACCCGTGTGGGCGACCTCCGCAAGTCCATGATCATTGGCGCTGCCGTCCGCCTCCAGGTGGTACGCAAGACCACCACCCCCGAAGGCGAGGTCATCCCGATCCACCAGATCGACGTGCAAACGGAGAGCGCCGCGGCGAGTAACTCTATCTTCCTCTTGGCGCCACTCATTATCTGCCATACCATCAATAAGGACAGTCCGCTGTACGACCTGTCGGCCATGGAGCTGCAGTGCAGCGACCTGGAGGTGATTGTGATCTTGGAGGGCGTGGTGGAGACCACGGGCATCACCACCCAGGCCCGGACCTCCTACGTCACCGAGGAGATCCAGTGGGGTCACCGTTTCGTGCCCATCGTGACCGAGGAGGACGGGGTGTACTCGGTGGACTACTCCAAGTTTGGGAACACGGTCAAGGTGGCGACGCCGAGGTGTTCGGCCCGCGAACTGGACGAGAAGCCCTCCATACTCATCCAGACGCTGCAGAAGAGCGAGCTGAGCCACCAGAACTCACTGAGGAAGAGGAACTCAATGAGGCGGAACAACTCCATGAGGAATGGCGGCGGGAGCTCCGGCACCATGCGGAGGAACAACTCGGCCCTCACTGTGCCCAAAGTGCAGTTCCTCACCCCTGAGGCGGTGGGCCAGAACATGGCCGTCACATGA